The Camelina sativa cultivar DH55 chromosome 14, Cs, whole genome shotgun sequence genome includes a window with the following:
- the LOC104738994 gene encoding probable pectate lyase 1, translating to MAVLLPTWVLTMMCLLFFVGAMENTTHNKISSLPRSDETEWNQHAVKNPDEVADEVLALTEMSVRNHTERRKLGYFTCGTGNPIDDCWRCDRNWHKNRKRLADCGIGFGRNAIGGRDGRFYVVTDPRDDNPVNPRPGTLRHAVIQDRPLWIVFKRDMVIQLKQELIVNNFKTIDGRGANVHIANGGCITIQYVTNVIVHGLHIHDCRPTGNAMVRSSETHFGWRTMADGDAISIFGSSHVWIDHNSLSHCADGLVDAVMGSTAITISNNHLTHHNEVMLLGHSDSYMRDKAMQVTIAYNHFGVGLIQRMPRCRHGYFHVVNNDYTHWEMYAIGGSANPTINSQGNRYAAPKNPFAKEVTKRVDTPASHWKGWNWRSEGDLLQNGAYFTSSGAAASGSYARASSLSAKSSSLVGHITSDAGALPCRRGRQCSS from the exons ATGGCGGTTCTTCTTCCCACATGGGTTTTAACAATGATGTGTCTACTCTTCTTCGTCGGAGCAATGGAGAACACTACTCACAACAAGATCTCATCTCTCCCTAG atccgaCGAAACCGAATGGAACCAACACGCAGTGAAGAATCCAGATGAAGTAGCGGACGAAGTTCTCGCCTTGACTGAAAT gAGTGTGAGAAACCATACCGAGAGGAGGAAGCTAGGTTACTTTACTTGCGGAACAGGCAACCCTATCGACGACTGTTGGCGGTGCGATCGCAACTGGCACAAGAACCGCAAACGCTTAGCGGACTGCGGGATCGGGTTTGGAAGAAACGCCATCGGTGGTCGCGACGGTCGTTTCTACGTTGTCACTGACCCGAGAGACGACAATCCGGTTAATCCTAGACCCGGGACATTACGTCACGCCGTGATCCAAGACCGACCGTTATGGATCGTTTTCAAACGCGACATGGTGATTCAGTTGAAACAAGAGCTCATCGTTAACAACTTCAAAACGATCGATGGACGTGGCGCAAACGTTCACATCGCTAACGGCGGTTGCATCACGATTCAGTATGTAACGAACGTGATCGTCCACGGATTACATATTCATGATTGCAGACCGACTGGTAACGCTATGGTGAGAAGTTCAGAGACACATTTTGGGTGGAGGACGATGGCGGATGGTGATGCTATTTCGATCTTTGGCTCGAGTCATGTGTGGATTGATCATAACTCGTTGTCTCATTGCGCTGACGGGCTCGTGGATGCAGTCATGGGCTCAACCGCGATAACCATCTCTAACAACCACTTAACTCACCACAACGAG GTCATGTTGCTCGGACATAGCGATTCGTACATGAGGGACAAAGCTATGCAAGTGACCATTGCTTATAATCATTTTGGAGTTGGACTTATTCAAAGAATGCCGAG GTGTCGACACGGGTACTTCCATGTCGTAAACAACGACTACACTCACTGGGAAATGTACGCGATTGGTGGAAGCGCGAACCCGACAATCAACAGTCAAGGAAACCGCTATGCCGCCCCTAAAAACCCCTTTGCTAAAGAG GTCACGAAGAGAGTGGACACACCGGCTAGCCATTGGAAAGGATGGAACTGGAGATCGGAAGGAGATTTGCTTCAGAATGGTGCTTACTTCACTTCTTCAGGAGCCGCCGCGTCCGGAAGCTACGCACGTGCCTCTAGTCTCTCCGCGAAATCTTCTTCATTGGTCGGACACATTACTTCCGATGCCGGAGCTCTACCTTGTCGCAGAGGACGTCAATGTTCATCATAG
- the LOC104738995 gene encoding probable voltage-gated potassium channel subunit beta, whose translation MQYKNLGKSGLKVSTLSFGAWVTFGNQLDVKEAKSILQCCRDHGVNFFDNAEVYANGRAEEIMGQAIRELGWRRSDIVVSTKIFWGGPGPNDKGLSRKHIVEGTKASLKRLDMDYVDVLYCHRPDASTPIEETVRAMNYVIDKGWAFYWGTSEWSAQQITEAWGAADRLDLVGPIVEQPEYNMFARHKVESEFLPLYTNHGIGLTTWSPLASGVLTGKYNKGAIPSDSRFALENYKNLANRSLVDDVLKKVSGLKPIADELGVTLAQLAIAWCASNPNVSSVITGATRESQIQENMKAVEVIPLLTPSVLDKIEQVIQSKPKRPESYR comes from the exons atgcaGTACAAGAATTTGGGGAAGTCGGGTTTGAAGGTGAGCACGCTCTCGTTCGGGGCGTGGGTTACGTTTGGGAACCAGCTCGATGTGAAAGAAGCCAAATCGATTCTTCAGTGTTGTCGTGATCATGGAGTCAATTTCTTCGACAACGCAGAGGTTTACGCTAACGGTCGTGCTGAGGAGATTATGGGTCAGGCGATTCGTGAGCTTGGTTGGCGTCGATCTGACATCGTCGTCTCCACCAAGATCTTCTGGGGTGGTCCTGGTCCTAACGACAAGGGTTTGTCCAGGAAGCATATCGTTGAAGGAACTAAAGCTTCTCTCAAACGACTCGATATGGACTACGTCGATGTCCTCTATTGCCACAG GCCGGATGCTTCAACTCCTATCGAAGAGACGGTGAGGGCGATGAACTACGTGATTGATAAGGGTTGGGCATTCTACTGGGGTACTAGTGAATGGTCAGCTCAGCAAATTACAGAGGCATGGGGAGCTGCAGACCGTTTGGATTTGGTCGGTCCAATCGTCGAACAGCCAGAGTACAACATGTTCGCTAGGCACAAA GTTGAGTCAGAGTTTCTTCCTCTTTACACCAATCATGGCATAGGTCTCACCACTTGGAGCCCACTTGCATCGGGTGTCCTCACTGGTAAATACAACAAGGGAGCTATTCCCTCAGACAGCAGATTTGCATTGGAGAACTACAaa AATCTTGCCAATAGATCCCTTGTGGATGATGTGCTGAAGAAAGTTAGCGGTCTCAAACCGATCGCAGATGAGCTAGGAGTAACCTTAGCACAGCTTGCGATTGCATGGTGTGCGTCAAATCCTAATGTGTCATCCGTTATCACCGGTGCCACAAGGGAGTCACAG atacaagaaaacatgaaagcTGTTGAGGTTATCCCATTGCTGACACCTTCTGTTTTGGACAAGATAGAGCAAGTGATACAGAGCAAACCAAAACGTCCTGAATCGTATCGGTAA